A window from Methylocystis sp. MJC1 encodes these proteins:
- a CDS encoding ABC transporter ATP-binding protein, with product MSPSSLEPALSVHGLRKTYGERSVVGPLDFSLSPGSVTALLGGNGAGKTTTIGMVMGLIEPTAGLIRIFGHDLLRERYQVLGRMNFESPYVDLPHRLTVRQNLRVFGLLYDVPDVDAKIEELAEALALREFLDRQTGRLSAGQKTRVAIAKALINDPQLLLLDEPTASLDPDTADWVRARLEAHRATHNCAILLASHNMTEVERLCDRVLMLKEGVIFDEDSPANLLARYGRDNLEEVFLDVARGRAGAA from the coding sequence ATGTCCCCCTCATCGCTCGAGCCGGCGCTTTCGGTTCACGGCCTCCGCAAGACCTACGGCGAGCGTAGCGTCGTCGGGCCGCTCGATTTTTCGCTGTCGCCGGGCTCGGTCACGGCGCTCCTTGGCGGCAATGGCGCCGGCAAGACGACGACGATCGGCATGGTCATGGGGCTGATCGAGCCCACGGCCGGCTTGATCCGCATCTTCGGCCATGATCTGCTGCGCGAGCGCTACCAAGTGCTCGGCCGCATGAATTTCGAGAGCCCCTACGTCGATCTGCCGCATCGTCTTACCGTGCGGCAGAATTTGCGCGTCTTCGGCCTGCTTTATGACGTGCCCGACGTCGACGCGAAGATCGAGGAGCTTGCCGAGGCCCTGGCGCTCCGCGAATTCCTTGACCGCCAGACGGGGCGCCTCTCGGCCGGCCAGAAGACCCGCGTCGCCATCGCCAAGGCGCTGATCAATGATCCGCAATTGCTGCTGCTCGACGAGCCCACCGCCTCGCTCGATCCCGACACGGCCGACTGGGTGCGCGCGCGGCTCGAGGCGCATCGCGCCACGCATAATTGCGCCATCCTGCTTGCCTCGCACAATATGACCGAGGTCGAGCGGCTCTGCGATCGTGTGCTGATGCTGAAGGAGGGCGTCATCTTCGACGAGGACTCGCCCGCAAATCTTTTGGCGCGCTATGGCCGCGATAATCTCGAAGAAGTGTTTCTCGACGTCGCGCGCGGCCGCGCGGGGGCGGCGTGA
- a CDS encoding ABC transporter permease, with protein sequence MRDAFSIKRVGAMLLRYSYLLRASYTRVLDIIYWPLVQMLTWGFLQSYLVKAGALQAPGGAAQAAGTLIGAILLWDILLRGQQGFSFSFIEEMWSRNLPNILMSPLRPPEFIISLILMSILRLFVGVVPVTLMAILFFGFNLWALGVAFGAFVIVLMFFAWSIGLLVSGILLRYGLGAENLVWSLMFFVQPLGAVYYPVSTLPFWLQPISWMLPPTYVFEGLRAVLIEHVIRWDLLAQGLAIDVVMFSLAAFAFGRLLKSARRAGTLLQTGE encoded by the coding sequence ATGCGCGACGCTTTCTCGATCAAGCGCGTCGGCGCCATGCTCCTGCGCTACAGCTATCTGCTGCGCGCTTCTTATACGCGCGTGCTCGACATCATCTATTGGCCGTTGGTGCAGATGCTCACCTGGGGCTTTCTGCAATCCTATCTCGTGAAGGCGGGCGCGCTTCAGGCGCCGGGCGGAGCGGCGCAGGCCGCGGGCACGCTTATCGGCGCGATCCTGCTCTGGGACATTCTGCTGCGAGGCCAGCAGGGCTTTTCCTTTTCTTTCATCGAGGAGATGTGGTCGCGCAATCTCCCCAATATTCTCATGAGCCCGCTGCGGCCGCCGGAATTCATCATCTCGCTCATTCTCATGAGCATCCTGCGTCTCTTCGTCGGCGTCGTGCCGGTGACGCTGATGGCGATCCTGTTCTTCGGCTTCAATCTCTGGGCGCTCGGCGTCGCTTTCGGCGCCTTCGTCATTGTGCTGATGTTCTTCGCCTGGAGCATCGGGCTTTTGGTGTCGGGGATTTTGCTGCGATACGGATTGGGCGCGGAAAATCTCGTGTGGTCGCTGATGTTTTTCGTGCAACCGCTCGGGGCGGTCTACTATCCGGTCTCGACCTTGCCTTTCTGGTTGCAGCCGATCTCATGGATGCTGCCGCCGACTTATGTCTTCGAGGGATTGCGCGCCGTGCTGATCGAGCATGTCATTCGCTGGGATCTGCTGGCGCAGGGCTTGGCGATCGACGTCGTGATGTTCTCGCTCGCCGCCTTCGCCTTCGGCCGTTTGCTGAAAAGCGCGCGCCGCGCCGGCACGCTGCTGCAGACGGGAGAGTGA
- a CDS encoding TlyA family RNA methyltransferase, giving the protein MATKRADAALHEWGYFESRAKAREAIEAGLVTVDGRVVAKPSAPIAEGATISAAAPYPWVSRGGVKLAHALDAFGVDPQDRYCLDVGASTGGFTDVLLTRGARHVAAVDVGHDQLHEKLRSDARVTSMEGQDARTLTLSQLHEAPSLIVMDASFISLSALLPNVLTLAASQCELVALIKPQFEAGRAAVKKGVVRDEKIHAEVCDKARREIETLGWRVLGVVASPIEGGDGNREFLIHAARP; this is encoded by the coding sequence ATGGCAACGAAACGCGCCGATGCGGCGCTTCACGAATGGGGCTATTTCGAAAGCCGCGCCAAGGCGCGCGAGGCGATCGAAGCCGGGCTCGTGACCGTCGATGGGCGCGTCGTCGCCAAGCCCTCCGCGCCGATTGCGGAAGGCGCGACGATCAGCGCCGCCGCGCCTTACCCTTGGGTGTCGCGCGGCGGCGTGAAGCTCGCCCATGCGCTCGACGCCTTCGGCGTCGATCCGCAAGACCGCTATTGTCTCGATGTCGGCGCCTCGACGGGCGGCTTTACCGACGTGCTGCTGACGCGCGGCGCACGGCATGTCGCGGCGGTCGATGTCGGGCATGATCAACTGCACGAGAAGCTGCGCAGTGACGCGCGCGTCACGTCGATGGAAGGTCAGGACGCGCGCACATTGACGCTGTCGCAGCTTCACGAAGCGCCATCCTTGATTGTCATGGACGCCAGCTTCATCTCGCTTTCGGCGCTGCTGCCCAATGTGCTCACTCTCGCCGCGAGTCAATGCGAGCTCGTCGCGCTCATCAAGCCGCAATTCGAGGCAGGCCGCGCAGCGGTGAAGAAAGGCGTGGTGCGCGACGAGAAGATACACGCCGAGGTCTGCGACAAAGCGAGGCGTGAGATCGAGACGCTCGGTTGGCGCGTCCTTGGCGTCGTCGCCTCGCCCATCGAAGGCGGCGATGGCAATCGCGAATTCCTCATTCACGCGGCCAGACCATGA
- a CDS encoding class I SAM-dependent RNA methyltransferase yields the protein MKKLYIERLGLRGEGVALDGDARVFIPYALPGETVVAEVEGDHARLVDIIEPSPDRIAPFCPHYAHCGGCAVQALAPAAYAEWKRGLVVTALRNAGLSCEVAPLVDAHGAGRRRVTFHARMEKGHARVGFMAARSHEIVEIESCPLLVPELAGALPAARTIAQILAARGKPLDLSFTSTLDGMDVDLRGPGPLEEHETSALIKAAEAHDLARLSNHGRLVALRRPPVVQIGPLRVPVPPGCFLQATEAGEEAIAARVTAAAKGGKRVADLFCGVGAFALRLAQNARVSAFDSAADAVEAMFASARNSEGLKPLDGAARDLFERPLSVQELAPFDVVVFDPPRAGAQAQAREIAKSAVKTVVAVSCGAQSFARDAAILLNGGYSLSPVTPIDQFRHAPHVETVAVFSRGDGQKRVKRALLG from the coding sequence ATGAAAAAGCTTTACATCGAACGTCTCGGCCTTCGCGGCGAGGGCGTCGCCCTCGATGGCGATGCGCGCGTTTTCATCCCCTATGCGCTGCCGGGCGAGACAGTGGTCGCTGAGGTCGAGGGCGATCATGCGCGGCTCGTCGACATAATCGAACCGTCGCCCGATCGCATTGCGCCCTTTTGTCCGCATTACGCCCATTGCGGCGGCTGCGCCGTGCAGGCCTTGGCGCCCGCCGCCTATGCCGAATGGAAGCGCGGCCTCGTCGTGACGGCGCTGCGCAACGCGGGCCTTTCTTGCGAGGTTGCGCCGCTTGTCGATGCGCATGGCGCCGGGCGCCGGCGCGTAACCTTCCATGCGCGCATGGAGAAAGGTCATGCGCGCGTCGGCTTCATGGCGGCGCGTTCGCATGAGATCGTCGAGATCGAAAGCTGCCCGCTGCTCGTTCCCGAGCTTGCGGGCGCGCTGCCGGCGGCGCGGACGATTGCGCAAATCCTCGCCGCGCGCGGCAAGCCGCTCGATCTCTCCTTTACGTCGACGCTCGACGGCATGGATGTCGATCTGCGCGGCCCCGGCCCGCTGGAGGAACATGAGACGAGCGCGCTCATCAAAGCGGCTGAGGCGCATGACCTCGCGCGGCTCTCGAACCACGGCAGGCTGGTGGCTCTCCGCCGTCCGCCTGTCGTGCAAATCGGCCCCTTGCGCGTTCCCGTTCCGCCGGGATGCTTTCTTCAAGCGACGGAAGCGGGCGAAGAAGCGATCGCCGCGCGTGTGACGGCAGCGGCCAAGGGCGGCAAACGCGTCGCCGATCTCTTCTGCGGCGTCGGCGCCTTTGCGTTGCGCCTGGCGCAAAACGCGCGGGTCTCCGCCTTTGATTCCGCCGCAGACGCTGTGGAAGCCATGTTCGCGAGCGCCCGCAACTCGGAGGGGCTCAAGCCGCTCGACGGCGCGGCGCGAGACCTCTTCGAGCGCCCGCTTTCTGTGCAGGAGCTCGCGCCCTTCGATGTCGTGGTTTTCGATCCGCCGCGCGCGGGCGCCCAGGCGCAGGCGCGCGAAATTGCCAAATCGGCGGTGAAAACGGTGGTCGCCGTATCCTGCGGCGCCCAAAGTTTCGCGCGGGACGCCGCAATTTTGCTCAACGGCGGGTACTCACTGTCCCCCGTGACGCCCATTGATCAATTCCGCCACGCGCCCCATGTCGAAACTGTCGCGGTTTTTTCGCGGGGAGATGGGCAGAAGCGGGTAAAACGGGCTCTTCTAGGGTGA
- a CDS encoding FAD-binding oxidoreductase translates to MTDAADMDAYLSEPRDLYHGRGLCVVRPKDAGEVARVLALSNERGVAIVPQGGNTGLVGGQTPDMSGRQIVLSLQRLDRVREVDPSSDAMTLEAGVTLARAQEIAQSVDRYFPLSLASEGSCTIGGNLATNAGGVHVLAYGAARDLVLGLEVALADGRILSTLGKLRKDNTGYNLTQLFVGSEGTLGVITAATLKLFPHPHSRAVAFLGLDNPAKALALLNFMKGHAGPGLHAFELIPRVGLELVLRHIPNARDPLDVPHPWYALLEIAGFAEGEAERTAALSLAQALEVGLAHDATIAQSLDQAESLWRLRESLSEAQKREGGSIKHDVSVPIERIPAFIAEAGARIAAQFPGARPVPFGHVGDGNLHYNVSQPVGADKAAFLARWDEMNDIVHGLVHEYGGSISAEHGIGRLKRDLLARVKDSVALDLMRALKKTLDPKGVLNPGKLI, encoded by the coding sequence ATAACCGATGCGGCGGATATGGACGCCTATCTGTCCGAGCCGCGCGACCTTTACCATGGCCGTGGTCTTTGCGTCGTCAGACCGAAAGACGCTGGCGAAGTCGCCCGTGTGCTGGCGCTCTCCAACGAACGCGGCGTGGCGATTGTTCCGCAAGGCGGCAACACAGGTCTCGTCGGCGGCCAGACGCCGGACATGAGCGGCCGGCAGATCGTCCTTTCACTGCAAAGATTGGATCGGGTGCGCGAGGTCGATCCGTCCTCCGACGCGATGACGCTCGAAGCCGGCGTGACGCTTGCGCGGGCGCAGGAGATCGCGCAATCCGTCGACCGTTATTTTCCATTATCGCTTGCGTCCGAGGGAAGCTGCACGATCGGCGGCAATCTTGCGACCAATGCCGGCGGCGTGCATGTGCTCGCCTATGGCGCGGCGCGGGACCTTGTGCTCGGACTCGAAGTCGCGCTCGCCGACGGGCGGATTCTCTCGACGCTCGGCAAGCTGCGCAAGGATAACACCGGCTATAATCTCACCCAGCTTTTCGTAGGGTCCGAAGGCACGCTCGGCGTCATCACCGCAGCGACGCTAAAGCTCTTCCCGCACCCGCACTCGCGCGCCGTCGCGTTTCTGGGCCTCGACAATCCGGCCAAGGCGTTGGCGCTGCTCAACTTCATGAAAGGCCATGCCGGGCCGGGCTTGCACGCTTTCGAGCTGATTCCCCGCGTAGGGCTCGAGCTTGTCTTGCGGCATATTCCCAACGCGCGCGATCCGCTCGATGTGCCTCATCCCTGGTATGCGCTTCTCGAAATTGCCGGCTTTGCCGAGGGCGAGGCCGAACGGACAGCGGCGCTGTCGCTTGCGCAGGCGCTGGAGGTAGGGCTCGCCCACGACGCCACGATCGCTCAGTCGCTCGACCAGGCCGAAAGCCTTTGGCGGCTGCGCGAGAGCCTTTCTGAGGCGCAAAAGCGCGAGGGCGGCTCGATCAAGCACGATGTCTCCGTGCCCATCGAGCGCATCCCCGCCTTCATCGCTGAGGCCGGCGCGCGAATCGCTGCGCAATTCCCTGGCGCGCGGCCGGTTCCCTTCGGCCATGTGGGGGACGGCAATCTTCACTATAATGTCTCGCAGCCTGTCGGGGCCGATAAAGCGGCCTTTCTGGCGCGCTGGGACGAAATGAACGACATCGTCCATGGGCTCGTGCATGAATATGGCGGGTCCATATCCGCCGAGCACGGAATCGGCCGATTGAAGCGCGACCTTCTCGCCCGCGTAAAGGACTCTGTCGCGCTCGATCTGATGCGCGCCTTGAAGAAGACGCTCGATCCAAAGGGCGTGCTCAATCCGGGCAAGCTGATTTGA
- a CDS encoding SOS response-associated peptidase: protein MCGRYALTSAPEAIRKLFGYPETPNFPPRYNIAPTQPIAIVTSERQDGKPTRRFMLARWGFLPGFAKDPSDFPLIFNARSETVLERASFRAAMKRRRCLVPADAYYEWLKLDAARKIARKPYLFRRADGAPMGMAGLWETYAGADGSEIDTACILTTAANAATIAVHERMPAVLESKDFAAWLDCDGVSAEMAAALLRPAADDALEFFEIAPAVNKATEDGPHLQEPLGRTLFG from the coding sequence ATGTGCGGACGTTATGCGCTCACCTCCGCGCCCGAGGCAATCAGGAAGCTGTTCGGCTATCCTGAAACGCCTAATTTTCCGCCACGTTACAATATCGCGCCAACGCAGCCGATCGCGATCGTCACAAGCGAGCGTCAAGACGGAAAGCCCACGCGGCGCTTCATGCTGGCGCGCTGGGGCTTCCTGCCGGGTTTCGCGAAAGACCCCAGCGATTTTCCGCTAATTTTCAACGCAAGATCCGAGACAGTTCTCGAAAGAGCGAGCTTTCGCGCCGCCATGAAGCGGCGGCGCTGTCTCGTCCCCGCGGACGCTTATTATGAATGGCTGAAGCTCGACGCAGCACGAAAAATAGCGCGCAAGCCCTACCTCTTCCGCCGGGCCGACGGGGCGCCGATGGGCATGGCCGGCCTTTGGGAGACCTATGCCGGCGCGGATGGCTCCGAGATCGACACGGCCTGCATTCTCACCACGGCTGCAAATGCGGCGACCATCGCCGTGCATGAGCGGATGCCGGCGGTTCTAGAATCAAAGGACTTCGCCGCCTGGCTGGACTGCGACGGCGTCAGCGCCGAAATGGCCGCGGCCCTGCTTAGGCCAGCGGCCGACGACGCCCTAGAATTTTTCGAGATCGCCCCGGCGGTCAACAAGGCGACCGAAGACGGGCCACATTTGCAGGAGCCGCTGGGCCGCACGCTTTTTGGCTGA
- a CDS encoding enoyl-CoA hydratase-related protein: protein MSDRVLVSRSEGVLWLAFNRPEKKNALDRETYLTLIRALDDARRDAAVRAVVFSGTGADFTAGNDLSDFRDFMEKPEDFPALAFVRTLAAFEKPMVAAVTGDAIGVGATMLFHCDLVYASRQARLRMPFIDLGLVPEAGASLLVPLRFGMARASQYLLAGEDFSGEDAFRLGLVNALVEPEAVLETAKAAAKKLAQKPPAALLAARRLMRGDPAEILARIDEEAALFAQALASPTTRERLAAFFARGR from the coding sequence ATGTCCGATAGGGTTTTGGTTTCGCGCAGCGAGGGCGTTTTATGGCTCGCGTTCAACAGGCCCGAAAAAAAGAATGCGCTGGACCGGGAAACCTACCTGACGCTCATCCGTGCGCTCGACGACGCGCGCCGCGACGCAGCCGTCCGCGCGGTCGTTTTCTCGGGAACCGGCGCAGACTTCACCGCTGGGAATGACCTGAGCGATTTCCGCGACTTTATGGAAAAACCAGAGGACTTCCCGGCGCTTGCCTTCGTGCGGACGCTCGCCGCCTTTGAGAAGCCCATGGTCGCGGCCGTCACGGGCGACGCCATCGGCGTCGGCGCGACCATGCTTTTCCATTGCGACCTGGTTTATGCAAGCCGGCAAGCGCGGCTTCGCATGCCCTTTATCGATCTCGGCCTCGTGCCGGAGGCCGGGGCAAGCCTGCTTGTTCCCCTACGATTCGGTATGGCGAGAGCGTCTCAATATCTCCTTGCTGGAGAGGACTTCTCCGGCGAAGACGCGTTCCGGCTCGGCCTGGTCAATGCGCTGGTCGAACCAGAGGCTGTGCTCGAAACGGCGAAGGCGGCGGCAAAGAAGCTAGCGCAAAAGCCGCCCGCAGCTCTCCTCGCCGCGCGGCGGCTGATGCGCGGCGACCCGGCGGAAATTTTGGCGCGCATCGACGAAGAAGCCGCGCTTTTCGCGCAGGCGCTCGCCTCGCCTACCACGCGCGAAAGGCTGGCGGCCTTCTTCGCGCGCGGCCGATAG
- a CDS encoding polysaccharide biosynthesis/export family protein, translated as MTTTRLDLLKRLSLVALCGALTACGITPASGPSRDEMVKGVSATSQEGEGSFAWVEIDRHTLDVLARRAPPSLRGFFGDYRPSASQVIGVGDALQITVWEAASGGLFSAGESAGGVNPGSRSSLIPEQIVGHDGSVTVPYAGRLQVAGRTQQQVEAAIVERLHGKAIEPQALVNVTRNVTNTVTVTGEVANGARVPLNLRGDRILDVVAQAGGYRSPVHETFISVTRGNRTARAPLQALLANPGENIYVRPGDILTVESRPQTFTVAGAAGANAVIPFDARGITLEEAIGKSGGLNDNRADPDGLFILRYEPTTLVREFPNVSPELLRQPQIPVAYHLNMKDPTALFAARRFAVRDKDIIYISNAPLAEIGKVVQLIQMVAQPAVQGMAVSRIGH; from the coding sequence TTGACAACTACTCGTCTCGATCTTCTGAAGCGTCTTTCTCTTGTCGCTTTGTGTGGCGCGCTCACCGCGTGTGGAATTACGCCGGCCAGCGGGCCGTCTCGCGACGAGATGGTCAAGGGCGTCTCCGCGACATCGCAGGAAGGCGAGGGGTCTTTTGCCTGGGTGGAGATCGACCGGCACACGCTCGACGTCCTTGCAAGGCGAGCGCCGCCCAGTCTGCGTGGCTTTTTTGGCGATTATCGTCCTTCCGCTTCGCAGGTGATCGGCGTCGGAGACGCCCTTCAGATCACTGTGTGGGAAGCGGCTTCCGGCGGGCTTTTCTCGGCGGGCGAGTCCGCGGGCGGCGTCAATCCTGGCTCCCGCTCCTCGCTCATTCCCGAGCAGATCGTCGGGCATGATGGCTCCGTGACGGTGCCTTATGCCGGGCGCCTCCAGGTCGCTGGGCGTACGCAGCAGCAGGTCGAGGCCGCCATCGTCGAACGCCTGCACGGAAAGGCGATCGAGCCGCAGGCGCTGGTGAATGTCACGCGGAACGTCACCAACACGGTCACCGTGACGGGAGAGGTCGCAAATGGCGCGCGCGTTCCGCTCAATCTGCGGGGCGACCGGATTCTCGACGTCGTCGCCCAGGCCGGCGGCTATCGATCGCCCGTCCACGAGACTTTCATCAGCGTTACGCGCGGCAATCGGACGGCGCGCGCGCCGCTCCAGGCGCTTTTGGCGAACCCCGGCGAGAATATCTATGTGCGCCCTGGGGATATTTTGACCGTCGAAAGTCGCCCGCAGACTTTCACTGTCGCGGGCGCCGCTGGCGCGAACGCCGTGATCCCCTTCGACGCGCGCGGCATTACGCTCGAGGAGGCGATCGGCAAGTCGGGCGGCTTGAACGACAATCGCGCTGATCCCGACGGTCTCTTTATTTTGCGCTATGAGCCGACAACGCTCGTCCGCGAGTTCCCGAACGTTTCTCCCGAGTTGCTGCGGCAGCCGCAAATCCCCGTCGCCTATCATCTGAACATGAAGGACCCGACCGCGCTCTTCGCGGCGCGCCGGTTCGCGGTCCGCGACAAGGACATCATCTACATCTCGAACGCGCCTTTGGCTGAGATCGGGAAGGTCGTGCAGCTCATTCAGATGGTGGCGCAGCCGGCAGTCCAAGGAATGGCGGTCAGCCGTATCGGGCATTGA
- a CDS encoding CDP-alcohol phosphatidyltransferase family protein gives MANIRINDSLLSRAERAALAALVRRLPRSMTPDHLTSIGLVGAVLTSAGFIACWWSNWFLVAVVAGLALNWFGDSLDGTLARYRQIERPHYGYFIDHSADLIAQTLIVVGLGFSPFFTIPSALLVLSLYLLISSYTYLRVVTESVHRLSYGGMGATEFRILVAVWALVAAWVGPVVSTGRIYSFVGLDVIIGFLSACTFCGFIWIVRSDLSRLQKEERAAQKASSVAALRQEPLFDIQKVDLADQTAQ, from the coding sequence GTGGCCAACATTAGGATAAATGACAGCTTGCTCTCCAGGGCCGAGCGTGCGGCGCTTGCGGCGCTGGTTCGCCGCTTGCCCCGTTCGATGACGCCGGACCATTTGACGTCTATCGGTTTGGTGGGGGCGGTTTTGACCTCGGCGGGCTTTATCGCGTGCTGGTGGTCGAACTGGTTCCTCGTCGCCGTCGTTGCAGGGCTCGCTCTCAACTGGTTTGGTGATTCGCTCGATGGGACGCTTGCCCGCTACCGGCAGATCGAGCGCCCCCATTATGGGTATTTTATCGATCATTCCGCCGATCTGATCGCCCAGACGCTGATCGTCGTCGGCCTCGGTTTCTCCCCGTTTTTCACGATACCGTCGGCTCTCCTGGTTCTGTCGCTCTACCTTCTGATCAGCTCTTACACCTATCTGCGGGTTGTCACGGAGAGCGTCCACCGCTTGTCCTATGGCGGGATGGGGGCGACGGAATTCCGTATCCTCGTCGCCGTTTGGGCGCTCGTTGCCGCTTGGGTCGGACCTGTTGTTTCCACCGGTCGGATTTATTCTTTCGTCGGGCTCGACGTCATCATCGGCTTTCTCTCGGCTTGCACGTTCTGCGGCTTCATCTGGATTGTCCGCAGCGACTTGAGCCGCTTGCAGAAAGAGGAGCGCGCCGCTCAGAAAGCGTCGTCTGTCGCCGCCCTTCGGCAGGAGCCGTTATTCGACATCCAGAAGGTCGATCTGGCTGATCAGACCGCCCAGTAA
- the hpnA gene encoding hopanoid-associated sugar epimerase — protein sequence MSNNSLVLVTGASGFIGGAVVRLLISKGFPVRALARNSSIRDNIPDACEVFEGDVTDEESVRAAMRGVSRVFHLAADYRIWAPDPEPVFRVNVRGAELVMREAIRSGVERIVHTSSVATLAAANGCVCTEKDRLSPEKAIGAYKQSKILSERLVERMVEKEGLPAIIVCPSAPLGPGDVKPTPTGRIVSEAVRGAMPAYVETGLNIAHVDDVAAGHLAAMERGQIGERYILGGENLTLRDLLTEISRVTGRRGPQFKLPAAPLMPLAYANEWGARLLGYEPFLHCDSLKMSQTRMFFDDQKARRELGYTTRPVQHAVEDAVAWFRGASRRSGRKSA from the coding sequence ATGTCCAATAATAGTCTTGTGCTGGTCACGGGCGCGAGTGGCTTCATCGGGGGCGCGGTCGTCCGGCTCTTGATTTCAAAGGGTTTTCCGGTAAGAGCCCTCGCGCGGAACTCGAGTATCCGCGACAATATCCCAGATGCCTGCGAGGTATTCGAGGGCGACGTCACCGACGAGGAAAGCGTCCGCGCCGCGATGCGCGGCGTCAGCCGCGTTTTCCACCTGGCGGCTGATTATCGGATTTGGGCGCCGGATCCCGAGCCGGTGTTCAGGGTCAATGTCAGAGGCGCCGAGCTTGTGATGCGCGAAGCGATTCGCTCGGGCGTCGAGCGAATCGTCCATACGAGCAGCGTCGCAACGCTTGCCGCGGCCAATGGCTGCGTCTGCACCGAGAAAGACCGGCTTTCGCCAGAAAAGGCCATCGGCGCTTATAAGCAAAGCAAAATCCTTTCGGAGCGCCTCGTCGAGCGGATGGTCGAGAAAGAGGGGCTGCCGGCTATTATCGTCTGCCCCTCGGCCCCGCTGGGGCCGGGCGACGTCAAACCCACGCCGACGGGCCGAATCGTGTCGGAGGCCGTGCGCGGGGCCATGCCCGCTTATGTCGAGACGGGTCTCAATATCGCGCATGTGGACGACGTCGCCGCTGGCCACCTCGCCGCCATGGAGCGGGGCCAAATCGGCGAGCGTTATATCCTGGGCGGCGAAAACTTGACTTTGCGGGACCTATTGACGGAAATTTCCCGGGTCACCGGTCGGCGCGGCCCGCAATTCAAGCTGCCCGCGGCGCCTCTGATGCCGCTGGCCTATGCCAATGAATGGGGCGCGCGCCTGTTGGGGTATGAGCCTTTTCTCCATTGCGATAGCCTGAAGATGTCCCAGACACGCATGTTTTTCGACGATCAGAAAGCCCGCCGCGAGCTTGGTTATACAACCCGACCGGTGCAGCACGCGGTTGAGGACGCCGTCGCTTGGTTCCGCGGGGCTTCACGGCGTTCTGGTCGGAAGAGCGCATGA
- a CDS encoding glycosyltransferase family 4 protein, producing MPHGRSDVPLTRAAAAPRTVYDVTRLVTRALNPSPNGIDRVDFALARHFLGNGATPLVCTALGPRLSDTKKALETIDAVEAYWREAADADDDAVYHSVVAALAREPGAGTNVIRHDRRPGFERVSRNWRALRDWALHLGRPLNEVPNDAAYFNATQFLLDRQWYVRWLESRPDVKPVAFIHDLLPVDHPEFFRPVEAALHPRRNRNIARLAAGVVSASRAVADRFTAFAAENGRADIPVCVAPLPVSSVFKRPAAPPEGLLGQNYFIVCGTIEPRKNHMLLLNVWRELAKSGPAPKLIVVGKRGWLNENVVDMMTRCPSLRANVIEARGLSTPGLRRLMAGARALLMPSFGEGFGLPVAEALAAGVPVIASDLDVFRELGGDAPDYLHPLDGLGWLQAVRDYSGQDSRRRADTLARMKAASIDRDPESFFDTIDRFTSTIPPRAN from the coding sequence ATGCCGCACGGGCGCTCTGACGTGCCGCTGACACGCGCCGCCGCAGCGCCGCGAACCGTCTATGACGTGACCCGGCTCGTGACGCGCGCGCTCAATCCGTCGCCCAATGGGATCGATCGCGTCGATTTCGCGCTAGCCCGCCATTTTCTCGGCAATGGCGCAACGCCGCTGGTTTGCACAGCGTTGGGACCGCGTCTCTCCGATACGAAAAAAGCGCTCGAGACCATCGACGCGGTCGAAGCCTATTGGCGCGAGGCGGCGGACGCCGATGATGACGCTGTCTACCATTCCGTGGTCGCGGCGCTGGCGCGCGAGCCGGGCGCGGGGACGAATGTGATTCGCCACGATCGCAGGCCGGGCTTCGAGCGGGTGTCCCGCAACTGGCGCGCCTTACGCGACTGGGCGTTGCATCTAGGGCGGCCGCTCAACGAGGTTCCCAACGACGCCGCCTATTTCAACGCCACCCAGTTTCTACTCGACCGACAGTGGTATGTGCGGTGGCTGGAGTCGCGCCCGGACGTGAAGCCGGTGGCGTTTATCCATGATTTGCTCCCCGTCGATCACCCCGAATTCTTTCGCCCTGTCGAGGCTGCGCTGCATCCGCGCCGCAATCGCAATATTGCGCGGCTGGCTGCAGGGGTGGTCTCGGCCTCGCGCGCCGTCGCAGACCGCTTCACGGCTTTCGCCGCCGAGAACGGCCGCGCGGATATTCCGGTCTGCGTGGCGCCCTTGCCTGTCTCATCGGTTTTCAAAAGGCCCGCCGCGCCGCCCGAGGGGCTTCTGGGGCAGAATTATTTCATCGTCTGCGGCACGATCGAGCCGCGCAAGAATCATATGCTGCTGCTCAATGTCTGGCGTGAGCTCGCGAAAAGCGGCCCGGCGCCCAAGCTCATCGTCGTCGGCAAGCGCGGCTGGCTCAATGAGAATGTCGTGGACATGATGACGCGCTGCCCCTCTCTGCGCGCGAACGTCATCGAAGCCAGGGGCCTCTCGACGCCCGGGCTGCGTCGCCTCATGGCCGGCGCCCGTGCGTTGCTCATGCCTTCCTTTGGAGAGGGCTTTGGCCTTCCGGTCGCCGAGGCGTTGGCTGCGGGCGTTCCGGTCATCGCTTCCGATCTGGATGTCTTTCGAGAGCTGGGCGGCGACGCGCCCGATTATCTCCATCCGCTGGACGGCTTGGGCTGGCTTCAAGCGGTGCGCGACTACTCGGGCCAGGACTCGCGCCGTCGCGCAGACACGCTCGCGCGAATGAAAGCAGCGTCGATCGATAGAGACCCTGAGTCGTTTTTTGATACGATTGATCGCTTTACCTCGACCATTCCGCCGAGGGCGAACTGA